Proteins encoded together in one Polaribacter reichenbachii window:
- a CDS encoding RHS repeat-associated core domain-containing protein, translated as MRRKINIGALLLFFVGYQFIYSQQEDNFLKKKVGFKKIELNDNESGTLILEGANKKNVNHKNEQTISSKSNGSGIGETMGELSVSLTGGANYDIPITVPSGINGVQPNISISYDSQSGMGLAGYGWNIKGVSAITRIPSSKYHDNSIGGVNLDHNENRFALDGNRLILRSGTYGGDGAEYETEVFSNLKITSHRTFSYGHYDGPEYFKVLYPDGSIAYYGYSTDSKTEINYLISYWQNNQGIRINYEYLNHRNYSSPGGNTNIIKKISYGSRLNDIPKSVIVFEYEDISRNDLSGIGGNMYYNPDILSKIIVNNNSIKYREYNLTYNTSSLNYQRLESIQEKSGDNTKSHSPIFFDYSDSNSSVTYNGLTANLNLLNIEQRNSETRSLDLNGNGKMDFIVFPRDNKDKFWVFQDIKGGNNSAYEIPTNVFKDVFPITSLSHNNKVLSGQNLVFIEETSNQVNFKIISKAPASAGGYPVRLDYEKTWNAPRYIHTINNCGSDGGVRNITTSVNSGQTSNVNANVINAANLIHSNGVANYTADQLVLKPGFKAKNGSTFNGTATNNVTKLIPNTYVSGDFNGDGLTDIIAISENYSRSVCNEVWINPRIGRDCRCTGSPVNDGNSKVFFVDLNRNSNSNPIQIGTLSKSITKDTDKILVADFNGDGKSNILHIVEGKVFVYTLNNSNVLELLWTTTDYKFNLNLPYLLGDYNGDGLTDFLIPDVNTGNNFDIFNIRFSTGESFVNSKSRQPFFYTETNWNGSNGVLSGYNLIPIDYNRDGKTDIVEYNTKTYNGSSNGTQEIKVYYNKGAADSSNKVTFEYEGQTKKTGNLKHFPIPIFLNSNEPNKNIEFAAISDRWITSFSFTQNHREDVLLRSIENNGITNSISYNNLDDTEYTDDFLRVYQPDYNANYPNVDITSSPGTKVVTSLARTGLGYTGLKQVFSYYGAIHNMEGLGFLGFKGIAQSNWHTDGGDRIFNVSKFDTSLRGAIIEEYSQPYNFSFTSPSNIISKVTNTYSHSISSEKVFKLTLDYSSEQNTLEGTTTTKTYEYNIYNNPKTVITNYIGGDSSLVEYEYDDTPTSITNFFIGRPEKEKRTTTIDGNSFTTETHYLQYSGNLPKQIKTKGNGTQFDVVNITYDSYGNILNKEKIPFDSSSRSVSFKYDSSHRYLEESTDLEGFTTKYDYNITDGSGTLKKETNHFNQKTEYLYDSWNRLTQITDYLGNNLTTDFSESNYSYTVTELGDSGMGKITIYDPLKRVSKVHEKNALGNWVSKSYEYDAFDRLIRESEPYAGAATQWNTTAYDFYGRVVTHNNYAGKYMNIQYNGLSTTLDDGTKIITTVKNGMGHIKSVTDNGGKINYDYYGNGAVKSSNYNGNIVTIEQDGWGRKSKMTDPSFGDFTYTYNGFGELLTETSPKGVTTYTYSNIGKLETEIIQGENTDINITYSYYDSTHKQLKNITGFNARTNENYTYEYLYDNYNRPWITRETNAHAFFEHQVSRDGFGRIENETYITTNYSDNLISTVKTKNVYNSNSGGLVEILDFNTNASLWKLNSLNAKNKATQLQIGNGILKNKSYDTYGFLTNISHKKGSGSSIITALDVDYSFDHQRGNLLTRNNNVFSWSEAFNYDSLDRLLGVSGSVSYSHTYDNQGRINNNSDVGDYTYASSSSYKLKEIQLNTKGDLHYQNNPLQKIEYNAFKKPVSIHANGNGRVDFEYSILKSRSHAYYGGEQENKLDRRYKKHYSAISPVEIEVDKQGGTKIITFIGGDEYSAPIMYVKKTGANSIDGYHYLHRDYLGTILAITDSNAIIVEQRQFGAWGTVDKFVTGSSEVDFTNDTTLLNRGFTGHEHFFEVGLIHMNGRMYEAKLGRFLSPDNYIQNPQNTQNYNRYSYVLNNPLKYTDPSGEFIAEIGATLFLVVKALFVTSALVGSYSLISNLSGQSGGGGQNTQPNIKNNSLLNNATGSPPTGGFKQAFDNDRPWYVNAFKAYMDFKQGRDNGRLRAAKSSWNFVKGLATTTQAWKDLGQGFMDMAAMASPTDARGMMLRTQTATAVIDFVGRIPTMGFYEIGDHTGYGEFKLGESILLSKGTGLVANGIKGLANFAKVPANLIKVPQIPIKIKSLNLTTSSGALKHARTYTIYNRFGEVFKFGVTDPSLVRYGQSLGMAGPGAYGKFSQVMFKGKAHTMERYLRSIYYNSTGQYTLPGMKYPYPINFNTGLPIKPF; from the coding sequence ATGAGAAGAAAAATAAATATAGGTGCTCTATTGTTATTTTTTGTTGGATATCAATTTATCTATTCACAACAAGAAGATAATTTTTTAAAAAAGAAAGTAGGATTTAAAAAAATTGAACTAAATGATAATGAATCTGGTACTTTAATCTTAGAAGGAGCAAATAAGAAAAATGTAAATCATAAAAATGAACAGACTATCAGTAGTAAATCTAATGGTTCTGGTATTGGTGAAACAATGGGAGAATTAAGTGTTTCGCTTACAGGTGGAGCAAATTATGATATCCCTATTACTGTGCCCTCTGGAATAAATGGCGTACAACCAAATATTTCTATTAGTTATGATAGCCAATCTGGTATGGGTTTAGCAGGTTATGGTTGGAATATAAAAGGAGTATCAGCTATAACAAGAATCCCATCATCAAAATACCACGATAACTCTATAGGGGGTGTTAATTTGGATCATAATGAAAATAGGTTTGCTTTAGATGGTAATAGACTTATTTTAAGAAGTGGAACCTATGGAGGGGATGGTGCTGAATATGAAACTGAGGTTTTTTCCAATTTGAAAATAACCTCACATAGAACATTTTCATATGGACATTATGATGGTCCAGAATACTTTAAAGTTTTGTATCCTGATGGTTCAATTGCCTATTATGGATATAGTACAGATTCAAAAACTGAAATTAACTATTTGATTTCATATTGGCAGAATAACCAAGGAATTAGAATAAACTATGAATATTTGAATCACAGAAATTATTCAAGCCCTGGAGGCAATACCAATATTATAAAGAAAATATCGTATGGTAGTAGATTAAACGATATACCTAAAAGTGTGATAGTATTTGAATATGAAGACATATCTAGGAATGATTTATCTGGTATTGGTGGTAATATGTACTATAATCCAGATATTCTTTCAAAAATTATTGTAAACAATAATTCTATTAAGTATAGAGAATATAATTTAACGTATAATACTAGTAGTCTAAACTATCAAAGATTAGAGAGTATCCAAGAAAAAAGTGGAGATAATACAAAATCTCATAGCCCTATATTTTTTGATTATTCTGATAGTAATTCATCAGTTACTTATAATGGTTTAACAGCAAATTTAAACTTACTAAATATAGAACAAAGAAATAGTGAAACAAGGTCTTTAGATCTTAATGGTAATGGTAAAATGGATTTTATTGTTTTTCCAAGGGATAATAAAGATAAATTTTGGGTATTTCAAGATATAAAAGGGGGTAATAATTCAGCTTATGAAATTCCTACAAACGTTTTTAAAGATGTCTTTCCTATTACTTCTTTAAGTCATAATAATAAAGTCTTATCAGGTCAAAACTTAGTTTTTATTGAGGAAACATCAAATCAAGTAAATTTTAAGATTATTTCAAAAGCTCCTGCATCTGCTGGTGGTTATCCAGTTAGATTAGATTATGAGAAAACTTGGAATGCACCTAGATATATACATACCATTAATAATTGTGGAAGTGATGGAGGGGTGAGAAATATTACTACATCTGTAAATAGTGGACAAACATCAAATGTAAATGCTAATGTAATTAATGCAGCTAATTTAATCCATTCAAATGGAGTAGCAAATTATACAGCTGATCAATTAGTCCTAAAACCAGGATTTAAAGCTAAAAATGGTTCAACTTTTAACGGAACAGCTACAAATAATGTAACCAAACTTATTCCAAATACTTATGTAAGTGGAGATTTTAACGGAGATGGATTAACAGATATAATTGCAATTTCAGAAAATTATTCTAGATCTGTTTGTAATGAAGTATGGATAAACCCTAGAATTGGGAGGGATTGCAGATGCACAGGAAGTCCAGTTAATGATGGAAATTCAAAAGTTTTTTTTGTTGATTTAAATAGAAATAGCAATTCAAATCCAATTCAAATCGGCACATTATCAAAAAGTATAACTAAAGATACTGATAAAATTTTAGTCGCCGATTTTAATGGAGATGGTAAATCAAATATCCTTCATATTGTAGAAGGAAAAGTTTTCGTTTATACTTTAAATAATAGCAATGTCTTAGAGTTGCTTTGGACCACAACAGATTATAAGTTTAATTTAAATTTACCCTATCTTTTAGGTGATTATAATGGAGATGGTTTAACAGATTTTTTAATACCTGATGTAAATACCGGTAATAATTTTGATATATTCAACATCCGTTTTTCAACAGGTGAAAGCTTTGTTAATTCAAAATCCAGACAACCTTTTTTTTATACAGAAACTAATTGGAATGGTAGCAACGGAGTCTTGAGTGGTTATAACTTAATACCCATAGATTACAATAGAGATGGAAAGACGGATATTGTAGAATATAATACCAAAACTTATAATGGAAGCTCTAATGGAACTCAAGAGATTAAGGTATATTATAATAAGGGAGCAGCAGACTCGTCGAACAAAGTTACTTTTGAATATGAAGGTCAAACTAAGAAAACAGGCAATTTAAAACACTTTCCAATACCTATTTTCTTAAATTCTAATGAACCTAATAAAAATATTGAATTTGCAGCTATAAGTGATAGATGGATTACTTCATTTAGTTTCACTCAAAATCATAGAGAAGATGTTTTATTAAGATCTATTGAAAATAATGGAATTACTAACAGTATATCCTATAATAATCTAGATGATACAGAATACACGGACGACTTTTTAAGAGTATATCAACCAGATTATAACGCTAATTATCCTAATGTAGATATAACATCTTCTCCAGGAACAAAAGTGGTAACGTCTTTAGCCAGAACTGGTTTAGGTTATACAGGTTTAAAACAGGTTTTTTCTTATTACGGAGCTATCCATAATATGGAAGGTTTAGGTTTTTTAGGATTTAAAGGTATCGCTCAAAGCAATTGGCATACAGATGGTGGAGATAGGATATTTAATGTTTCTAAATTTGATACTTCTTTAAGAGGGGCAATAATTGAAGAGTACTCTCAACCTTATAACTTTTCGTTTACTAGTCCATCCAATATAATATCTAAAGTTACAAATACATATTCTCATTCTATTTCATCAGAAAAAGTTTTCAAGTTAACTTTAGATTATAGTAGTGAGCAAAATACCTTGGAAGGTACTACTACTACTAAGACCTATGAATATAATATTTACAATAATCCAAAAACAGTTATAACTAATTATATTGGTGGTGATTCAAGTCTTGTAGAATATGAGTATGATGATACTCCAACTTCAATTACTAACTTTTTTATAGGTAGGCCAGAAAAAGAAAAAAGAACAACCACAATTGATGGCAATTCTTTTACTACTGAAACTCATTATTTACAATATTCTGGAAATTTACCAAAACAAATAAAAACTAAAGGAAATGGTACTCAATTTGATGTTGTGAATATCACATACGATTCTTACGGTAATATATTAAATAAAGAAAAAATTCCTTTTGATAGTAGTTCTAGAAGTGTAAGTTTCAAATATGATAGCTCTCATAGATACTTAGAAGAATCTACCGATTTAGAGGGTTTTACCACAAAATATGACTACAATATTACAGATGGTTCCGGTACACTAAAAAAGGAAACTAATCATTTTAATCAAAAGACAGAATATTTATACGATTCTTGGAACAGATTAACTCAAATTACGGATTATTTGGGTAACAATTTAACTACCGATTTTTCAGAATCTAATTATTCATATACTGTTACAGAGTTAGGTGACAGTGGTATGGGTAAAATTACCATTTACGATCCTTTAAAAAGAGTTTCTAAAGTTCATGAGAAAAACGCTTTAGGAAACTGGGTAAGCAAAAGTTATGAATATGATGCATTTGATAGATTAATAAGAGAAAGTGAACCATATGCAGGTGCTGCTACTCAATGGAATACTACTGCTTATGATTTTTATGGAAGAGTGGTAACACATAATAATTATGCTGGGAAGTATATGAATATCCAATATAATGGATTATCAACTACCTTAGATGATGGTACAAAAATTATTACAACTGTTAAAAATGGAATGGGACATATTAAAAGTGTGACAGACAATGGTGGAAAAATAAATTATGATTATTATGGAAATGGAGCAGTTAAATCATCAAATTATAATGGTAATATTGTAACAATTGAACAGGACGGTTGGGGAAGAAAAAGCAAAATGACTGATCCATCATTTGGAGATTTTACCTACACCTATAATGGTTTTGGAGAACTATTAACTGAAACCTCACCTAAAGGAGTAACAACTTATACTTATAGTAATATAGGTAAGCTAGAAACCGAAATTATTCAAGGTGAAAATACAGATATAAATATTACATATTCTTATTATGATTCTACACATAAACAATTAAAAAATATAACAGGGTTCAATGCTCGTACTAATGAAAATTATACGTATGAGTACTTATATGATAATTATAATAGACCTTGGATAACAAGAGAAACTAACGCTCATGCTTTCTTTGAACATCAAGTATCAAGAGATGGTTTTGGAAGAATAGAGAATGAAACATATATTACTACTAATTATTCAGATAATTTAATTAGTACAGTTAAAACTAAAAACGTATACAATTCTAATTCTGGAGGATTAGTCGAAATATTAGATTTCAATACCAATGCATCTTTATGGAAATTGAATAGCTTAAATGCTAAAAATAAAGCGACACAATTACAAATAGGTAATGGTATTCTAAAAAATAAAAGTTATGATACTTATGGTTTCTTAACCAATATATCACACAAAAAAGGTTCAGGCAGTTCTATAATTACTGCTTTGGATGTAGATTACAGTTTTGATCATCAAAGAGGAAATTTACTAACTAGAAATAACAATGTATTTTCATGGAGTGAAGCGTTTAATTATGATAGTTTAGACCGATTATTAGGAGTTTCAGGCTCAGTTAGCTATTCTCATACCTATGATAATCAAGGGCGTATTAATAATAATTCAGATGTAGGAGACTACACTTATGCCTCTTCTTCGAGTTATAAATTAAAAGAAATTCAACTCAATACAAAAGGAGATTTACACTATCAAAACAACCCACTGCAGAAAATAGAATACAATGCATTTAAAAAGCCTGTTTCTATTCACGCTAATGGTAATGGTAGAGTTGATTTTGAATACAGTATTTTAAAAAGCAGAAGCCATGCATATTATGGTGGTGAACAAGAAAATAAGTTAGATAGACGCTATAAAAAACACTACTCTGCCATTAGCCCGGTAGAAATAGAAGTTGATAAACAAGGGGGTACAAAAATTATCACTTTTATTGGTGGTGACGAATACTCTGCACCTATTATGTACGTAAAGAAAACTGGTGCAAATTCTATAGATGGCTATCATTATTTACATAGAGATTATTTAGGGACTATTCTAGCAATAACAGATAGTAATGCTATTATTGTAGAACAACGCCAATTTGGTGCTTGGGGTACTGTAGATAAATTTGTAACAGGCAGTAGTGAGGTAGATTTTACAAACGATACTACTTTGTTGAACAGAGGATTTACTGGACATGAACATTTCTTTGAGGTGGGGTTAATACATATGAATGGTAGAATGTATGAAGCCAAGTTAGGACGTTTCTTATCTCCAGACAATTACATACAAAACCCACAAAATACGCAAAACTATAATCGCTATAGTTATGTTTTAAATAATCCTTTAAAATACACAGACCCTAGTGGTGAATTTATTGCAGAAATAGGAGCAACACTCTTTTTGGTAGTTAAAGCATTGTTTGTAACTTCAGCTCTTGTTGGTTCTTATTCACTAATTAGTAATTTAAGTGGGCAATCAGGTGGTGGTGGTCAAAACACTCAGCCTAATATTAAAAATAACAGCTTACTAAATAATGCTACAGGTTCTCCACCAACAGGAGGTTTCAAACAGGCATTTGATAATGATAGACCTTGGTATGTAAATGCCTTTAAAGCATATATGGACTTCAAACAAGGAAGGGACAATGGTAGGTTAAGAGCTGCAAAAAGTAGTTGGAATTTTGTTAAAGGTCTTGCCACAACAACTCAAGCGTGGAAAGATCTGGGGCAAGGTTTTATGGATATGGCTGCAATGGCTAGCCCTACAGATGCAAGAGGTATGATGCTTAGAACCCAAACTGCTACAGCTGTAATTGACTTTGTAGGTAGAATACCAACTATGGGTTTCTACGAAATTGGTGATCATACAGGTTATGGAGAATTTAAATTGGGAGAGTCTATATTATTAAGTAAAGGTACTGGTCTCGTTGCCAATGGTATTAAAGGTCTTGCCAATTTTGCAAAAGTTCCTGCTAATTTGATTAAGGTGCCTCAAATTCCAATTAAAATTAAATCATTAAATTTGACAACTTCATCTGGAGCGCTAAAACATGCAAGGACATATACGATATATAACCGCTTTGGGGAAGTTTTTAAATTTGGTGTTACAGATCCTTCATTAGTTAGGTATGGACAGTCGTTAGGGATGGCAGGTCCTGGTGCATATGGTAAATTTTCACAAGTTATGTTTAAAGGAAAAGCTCATACGATGGAAAGGTATTTAAGAAGTATATATTATAATTCTACTGGACAGTATACCTTACCTGGTATGAAATATCCTTACCCTATTAATTTTAATACTGGATTACCAATTAAACCTTTTTAA
- a CDS encoding IS1182 family transposase, producing MLSQQQVLKLSEYSSLYDLIVPKDNLLRKINDLIDFDFIYKELLDKYSVDQGRTAECPIKLFKYLLLKVIYTISDVDVVERSRYDMSFKYFLDMLPEDDVINPSTLTKFRRQCLKDTNLLNLLINKTVGIAVEKGIIRSSSIIVDATHTLSKSNPVSAIDVLRERSKQLRKAVYVYQEDWKDKMPVKNDSNDLGKEISYSKELETLLEASPTIREVPSIKEKLNLLKESIDEIEHHKQEVVSKDIDAKIGHKSADSSFFGFKTHLAMSEERIITAAVVTSGEKGDGPILPELISQSQNNGIVVDTVIGDAAYSGKINLEKAKQENIQIVARLNPTISQGIRKKEEEFDYNKDADMFVCPAGHMAIRKAIQGKKNVRENQVITYYFDVEKCKNCPLKKGCYKEGAKTKTYSISIKSEIHQEQIDFEKSTYFKEKSKHRYKIEAKNGELKNVHGYGRAISYGIENMQMQGALTIFAVNLKRILKLN from the coding sequence ATGCTCTCACAACAACAAGTTTTAAAACTAAGTGAATATAGTTCACTTTATGATTTAATAGTTCCGAAAGATAATTTATTGCGTAAAATCAATGACCTGATAGACTTTGATTTTATCTATAAAGAACTTTTAGACAAGTATTCTGTGGATCAAGGTAGAACAGCGGAATGTCCCATAAAACTTTTCAAGTATTTACTATTAAAAGTGATTTACACTATTTCAGATGTTGATGTAGTTGAACGTTCTCGTTATGATATGTCCTTTAAGTACTTTTTAGACATGCTTCCCGAAGATGATGTTATCAATCCAAGTACCTTAACCAAATTTCGTAGACAATGTCTAAAAGACACTAATTTATTAAACTTATTAATAAACAAAACAGTAGGTATTGCTGTAGAAAAAGGGATTATTCGTTCAAGTTCAATTATTGTAGATGCTACGCATACTTTATCAAAATCTAACCCAGTTTCTGCTATTGATGTTTTAAGAGAAAGATCAAAACAGCTTCGAAAAGCTGTTTATGTTTATCAAGAAGACTGGAAAGATAAAATGCCTGTGAAGAACGATAGTAATGATTTAGGAAAAGAAATTAGCTATAGTAAAGAATTAGAAACATTATTAGAAGCCTCACCAACTATAAGAGAAGTACCCTCAATAAAAGAAAAATTGAATCTCTTAAAAGAATCTATAGATGAGATAGAACATCACAAGCAAGAAGTTGTATCTAAAGACATAGATGCTAAAATAGGCCACAAATCAGCTGATAGTTCTTTCTTTGGTTTTAAAACTCATCTAGCGATGAGTGAAGAAAGAATCATTACAGCAGCAGTTGTGACATCAGGAGAAAAAGGAGATGGACCTATTTTACCAGAACTTATAAGTCAAAGTCAAAACAATGGAATAGTTGTAGATACGGTTATTGGAGATGCCGCGTATTCAGGGAAAATAAATTTAGAAAAAGCTAAACAAGAAAACATTCAGATAGTAGCTAGATTAAACCCTACTATTAGTCAAGGAATCAGAAAAAAAGAAGAAGAATTTGATTATAACAAAGATGCAGATATGTTTGTTTGTCCTGCAGGACATATGGCGATACGAAAAGCAATTCAGGGTAAAAAGAATGTAAGGGAAAATCAAGTGATTACGTATTATTTTGATGTAGAAAAGTGTAAAAACTGTCCTTTAAAAAAAGGATGCTATAAAGAAGGAGCAAAAACAAAAACATATTCTATATCCATAAAATCAGAAATACATCAAGAACAAATTGATTTTGAAAAATCAACATATTTCAAAGAAAAATCAAAACATCGTTACAAAATAGAAGCTAAAAATGGAGAATTAAAAAATGTGCATGGTTATGGGAGAGCTATATCTTATGGTATTGAAAATATGCAAATGCAAGGTGCTTTGACCATTTTTGCTGTAAATCTTAAAAGAATTTTGAAATTGAATTAA